One window of Chlamydia sp. 04-14 genomic DNA carries:
- the ftsW gene encoding putative lipid II flippase FtsW: MKWFIVSCLLGIFSLGLVMVFDTSSAEILDRSLACSTHKALIRQITYLLLGLSLSSLVYMTGWKDFLKMSPTLLLIAGIALIAVLIPGVGVCRNGAKRWLGIGQLTLQPSEFVKYLVPCVAIEYLVFHPQYRENFKLFLKLTTTLFIPILLIAIEPDNGSAAVIAFSLIPVFIMTSVRLRYWLLPLLCILVVGGALAYRMPYVRHRLNVYLHPELDIKGRGHQPYQAKIAAGSGGLLGKGPGASLQKLTYLPEAQNDYIAAIYAEEFGFIGMLLLILLYMYFVYGGYVVAIRASSLEAASLAIAITVIIGMQAFMNLGVVSGLLPSKGVNLPFFSQGGSSLIANMCGVTLLLRVCDEENQQNSFSRRRIGRTYSSGSSNKRSIL, translated from the coding sequence ATGAAGTGGTTTATTGTTTCATGTCTGCTAGGGATTTTTTCTCTGGGTCTAGTTATGGTTTTTGATACTTCCTCAGCTGAAATTCTAGATCGTTCTCTCGCTTGTAGTACGCATAAAGCTTTAATTCGTCAGATTACTTATCTATTGTTAGGATTGAGCCTTTCCTCTTTAGTTTATATGACAGGATGGAAAGATTTCCTAAAAATGAGTCCTACATTATTACTGATTGCAGGAATAGCTCTTATTGCTGTTTTAATTCCCGGGGTAGGAGTATGTAGAAATGGTGCAAAACGTTGGTTGGGCATAGGACAACTTACTTTACAGCCTTCTGAGTTCGTGAAATATCTTGTCCCTTGTGTAGCTATAGAGTACCTCGTTTTCCATCCTCAATATCGAGAAAATTTTAAATTATTCCTTAAGCTAACTACAACGTTATTCATCCCTATTCTATTGATTGCCATAGAGCCTGACAATGGTTCTGCAGCTGTGATTGCTTTTTCTTTGATCCCTGTATTTATTATGACATCTGTGCGGCTGCGTTACTGGTTGCTTCCTTTGCTATGTATCCTTGTTGTGGGAGGTGCTCTTGCTTATAGGATGCCTTACGTGAGGCATCGCTTAAATGTTTATCTTCATCCGGAGTTGGATATTAAAGGGCGAGGTCATCAACCGTATCAGGCAAAAATTGCTGCAGGATCAGGAGGGTTATTAGGTAAGGGACCAGGAGCAAGTCTACAAAAGCTTACCTACTTACCGGAAGCGCAAAATGACTATATCGCTGCTATATATGCCGAGGAATTTGGTTTCATTGGCATGCTGCTTTTGATTTTGCTATATATGTATTTTGTTTATGGCGGTTATGTGGTTGCTATTCGAGCGTCTTCTTTGGAAGCAGCTTCGTTAGCAATAGCTATTACAGTAATCATCGGAATGCAAGCTTTTATGAATTTAGGCGTTGTATCAGGATTATTACCAAGTAAGGGAGTCAATCTTCCTTTTTTCAGTCAGGGAGGATCCTCTTTGATTGCTAATATGTGTGGTGTTACATTGCTATTAAGGGTGTGTGATGAAGAAAATCAGCAAAATAGCTTTAGCCGTCGGAGGATCGGGAGGACATATAGTTCCGGCTCTAGCAACAAGAGAAGCATTTTGTAA
- the murG gene encoding undecaprenyldiphospho-muramoylpentapeptide beta-N-acetylglucosaminyltransferase, which yields MMKKISKIALAVGGSGGHIVPALATREAFCKEGIDVLLLGKGLDNHPNLYEQDIHYKEIPSALPIITNPVTAIRRTCSLYKGYKKAKKELIIFDPDVVIGFGSYHSLPVLMAALKKKIPIFLHEQNLVPGKVNKLFSRFAKGVGVSFSPVTKNFRCPSQEITLPKRAFSSFSPIVERLTSHSPTVCVVGGSQGAKTLNDYVPSALVDVAKDYPNMYVHHIAGPKGDVVSIQHVYSRGGVSFCVKHFEQDMLNVLLSSDLVISRAGATILDELLWAQSPSILIPYPGAYGHQEENAKFLVYTIGGGSMILEKQLSQEVLTKNILLALDSETIKNRREALRAYYHNKSSKSFYQFICECL from the coding sequence GTGATGAAGAAAATCAGCAAAATAGCTTTAGCCGTCGGAGGATCGGGAGGACATATAGTTCCGGCTCTAGCAACAAGAGAAGCATTTTGTAAAGAGGGTATAGACGTTCTTCTTTTAGGGAAGGGATTGGATAATCATCCAAATCTTTATGAACAAGATATACATTATAAAGAAATCCCTTCAGCCTTGCCAATAATTACTAACCCTGTAACAGCTATTCGTAGAACATGTTCCTTATACAAGGGATACAAGAAAGCTAAAAAAGAGCTCATTATTTTTGATCCTGATGTTGTTATTGGATTTGGGAGTTATCATTCTCTTCCTGTATTGATGGCAGCGCTAAAAAAGAAAATTCCTATATTTTTACATGAGCAAAATCTTGTCCCCGGTAAAGTCAATAAGCTCTTCTCACGTTTTGCTAAAGGTGTGGGGGTATCTTTCTCTCCAGTAACTAAGAATTTTCGCTGTCCTTCACAAGAGATAACTTTACCAAAAAGAGCTTTCTCTTCTTTTAGCCCTATTGTAGAACGTCTCACATCGCATTCTCCAACAGTTTGTGTTGTAGGGGGCTCTCAAGGAGCAAAAACATTAAATGATTATGTTCCATCTGCTCTTGTAGATGTTGCCAAGGATTATCCGAATATGTATGTTCACCATATTGCAGGACCGAAAGGTGATGTTGTTTCTATACAGCATGTCTACAGTCGTGGTGGCGTATCTTTCTGTGTAAAACATTTCGAACAGGATATGCTCAATGTTTTACTTTCATCAGATCTTGTAATTAGTCGTGCAGGAGCTACAATTTTAGATGAGTTATTATGGGCGCAAAGTCCTTCAATACTCATTCCCTATCCAGGGGCTTACGGACATCAGGAGGAAAACGCAAAGTTCCTTGTCTATACTATAGGAGGAGGGTCGATGATTTTAGAAAAACAACTTTCTCAAGAGGTTTTGACTAAAAATATTTTGCTTGCTCTAGATTCTGAAACTATTAAAAATAGGCGGGAAGCGTTGCGAGCTTATTATCACAACAAATCCTCGAAGTCTTTTTATCAATTTATTTGTGAATGTTTATAG